A region from the Colwellia sp. PAMC 21821 genome encodes:
- a CDS encoding M56 family metallopeptidase, whose translation MVLKALLSLISYQKSQLRYALSSIAMLANLILPIITFFIVYDIDYRQATNFVHALPLLDQNFYLEQISANVWYMEWLEYLPALAMVWLAIVIVLALKLIIELYNVNKLPLQGCTAVDITLQKRFDVLIAKVGLTRNVALLLSSKTDVPMAIGWLKPVVLIPFSMLSGLTPQQLDMLLLHELAHIRRHDYLVNFFQTLVEILLFFHPAVSWVSKQMRNEREYCSDDIAVQHCGSSLAYAHTLADTASLCEKHRHHTIPNMAMAASGGDLKQRVVRLLGKQQHCTKTTDSGKWLASFTILLTIVFLFSKYSLNLPIIDLQSGSISLHNSAATLTKSPISHLPLTFQQTTGNSLAKRLLAIDKSAPSEPAALNKVSASLKMQKVTPSIAGKAPITSLNVKSNPLNSDYYNDLPIVHMNAVDTNNTAQYHPALTKMTPVNPQAQIAKTKSNSELAFERTDSKLTSTKENSYSQQISTLLNEPVIPRENAITALNRTQYGFSYQEQADNHAQLRNTRFSQGKLSNNSVEHKALQTKTVAAQLVDSTEPKYPTSAKRKGIELEIMVEFNIDSKGRVKDIQFETKNKVSYFRNNIRQAMEKWRFLPAKENGRAVESKMSKIFSFSLLN comes from the coding sequence GTGGTATTAAAAGCTTTACTGTCGCTCATATCCTATCAAAAATCCCAATTACGCTACGCTTTAAGCTCAATAGCGATGCTCGCTAACCTTATTTTACCTATCATCACTTTTTTTATTGTTTACGATATTGATTATCGTCAAGCGACTAATTTTGTGCATGCTTTGCCCTTACTTGACCAAAATTTTTATCTGGAACAAATATCCGCGAACGTTTGGTATATGGAATGGCTAGAATATTTACCTGCACTGGCAATGGTGTGGCTTGCAATTGTTATTGTGCTAGCACTTAAATTAATAATTGAACTGTATAATGTTAATAAATTACCCCTTCAGGGCTGCACGGCTGTCGATATTACCCTGCAAAAGCGGTTCGATGTCCTGATCGCTAAAGTCGGCTTAACGAGAAACGTCGCCCTACTGCTTTCAAGCAAAACCGATGTGCCAATGGCAATAGGTTGGCTAAAGCCCGTAGTACTTATTCCATTTAGCATGTTGTCGGGCTTAACCCCACAACAATTAGATATGTTGTTATTGCACGAGTTAGCGCACATTCGACGTCACGATTATTTGGTCAACTTCTTTCAAACTCTTGTGGAAATATTATTGTTTTTTCATCCCGCGGTGAGTTGGGTTTCAAAACAAATGCGAAACGAGAGAGAGTATTGTAGCGATGATATTGCCGTGCAACACTGCGGTAGTTCACTTGCCTATGCACATACGTTGGCAGATACTGCATCGTTATGTGAAAAGCATCGCCACCACACGATACCAAACATGGCTATGGCCGCTTCGGGTGGTGACTTAAAACAACGGGTTGTTCGTTTACTAGGTAAGCAACAACATTGCACAAAAACAACCGATTCAGGTAAGTGGCTTGCTTCATTCACCATCTTATTGACCATTGTATTTTTATTTTCAAAATACTCATTAAATTTACCCATTATTGATTTACAGTCAGGTAGCATTTCATTACATAACTCTGCAGCAACGCTGACTAAAAGCCCCATATCGCATCTTCCCCTAACTTTTCAACAAACGACTGGCAATTCACTTGCTAAGCGTTTATTAGCGATTGATAAGTCAGCACCTAGCGAACCGGCGGCGCTTAATAAAGTATCGGCCTCATTAAAAATGCAAAAAGTAACACCTAGCATCGCGGGAAAAGCTCCGATAACGTCGCTAAATGTAAAGAGTAATCCACTAAATAGCGATTATTATAACGACTTACCTATTGTTCACATGAATGCAGTTGATACAAACAATACGGCTCAATACCATCCAGCATTAACAAAGATGACACCGGTTAATCCGCAAGCCCAAATAGCAAAAACGAAATCTAATTCTGAATTAGCATTTGAACGCACTGACTCGAAGCTGACTTCAACAAAAGAAAACTCATATTCCCAGCAAATTAGCACGCTATTAAATGAGCCTGTGATCCCCAGAGAAAACGCAATAACGGCCTTAAACAGAACACAATATGGCTTTAGTTACCAAGAGCAAGCTGACAATCACGCCCAATTAAGAAATACACGTTTTAGTCAAGGTAAGCTCAGCAATAATAGCGTTGAACATAAAGCTTTGCAGACCAAAACTGTAGCAGCGCAATTAGTAGACTCAACTGAACCTAAGTATCCTACGTCAGCAAAAAGAAAAGGTATCGAATTAGAGATAATGGTGGAGTTTAATATAGACAGTAAAGGTCGGGTGAAAGACATACAGTTTGAAACTAAAAATAAAGTCAGCTACTTTCGAAATAACATTCGCCAAGCGATGGAAAAGTGGCGCTTTCTACCCGCCAAAGAAAATGGCCGAGCGGTAGAAAGCAAAATGTCTAAAATATTCTCGTTTAGTCTTTTAAATTAA
- a CDS encoding response regulator: protein MNKHKLLLIDDDKELAELLTDYLATEGFELVSCHDGISGLEKAFDNKISLILLDVMMPGLTGFEVLKALGGNHKTPILMLSAKGDNASRILGLELGADDYLPKPFQHRELLARINAILRRIDIVKNSKEQTSALFVNGVKLNHATRQVSCHDQFIELTGTEYQIIEHLMEKPGEIVSKNEISEQVLKRKLSAFDRSIDMHVSNIRRKLLPFSPSDKLKTIRGAGYIFLAGELN, encoded by the coding sequence ATGAACAAGCATAAACTTTTATTAATTGATGATGACAAAGAACTTGCTGAATTACTCACGGATTACCTCGCTACAGAAGGCTTTGAATTAGTCAGCTGCCATGACGGTATTTCAGGGCTAGAAAAAGCCTTTGATAATAAAATTTCGTTAATTTTATTAGATGTTATGATGCCAGGATTAACCGGTTTTGAAGTATTAAAAGCCTTAGGTGGTAATCATAAAACCCCTATTTTAATGCTTTCCGCTAAAGGTGATAATGCCTCACGAATATTAGGCCTAGAACTTGGCGCTGATGACTATTTGCCTAAGCCCTTTCAACACCGCGAATTACTCGCGCGTATTAACGCCATTCTTCGACGAATAGACATAGTAAAAAACAGTAAAGAGCAAACGTCAGCATTGTTCGTTAACGGCGTAAAACTCAACCATGCGACCCGACAAGTGAGTTGTCACGACCAATTTATTGAGCTTACAGGTACTGAATACCAAATCATTGAACATTTAATGGAAAAACCAGGTGAAATTGTCAGTAAAAATGAAATTTCAGAGCAAGTTTTAAAACGTAAGTTAAGTGCTTTCGACCGCAGTATAGATATGCATGTCAGTAATATTCGACGTAAATTACTGCCTTTTAGCCCGAGCGACAAACTTAAAACTATTCGTGGCGCTGGCTATATCTTCTTAGCTGGAGAGTTAAATTAA
- the queG gene encoding tRNA epoxyqueuosine(34) reductase QueG gives MTTPVINYQNLTDQIKLWGQELGFSQVGISDVDLSEHEAALTRWLENNYHGNMDYMARHGLMRARAKELVEGTLNVISVRMDYLPTDAKFARILKSRDHAYISRYALGRDYHKLMRKRLKQLGEKVKAHCENLNYRPFVDSAPILERPLAEKAGLGWVGKHSLLINKQAGSWFFLGELLVDIPLITDTKAENNCGTCVACIKICPTQAIVEPYVVDARRCISYLTIELREAIPEEFRPLIGNRIYGCDDCQLICPWNKFAKLGSEDDFKPRQNLDNIELLTLFAWDEAIFLNKTEGSPIRRIGFQSWQRNIAVALGNADFSEDNVIALTEKLPNTEAMVAEHIEWALAQQKLKQQALVKDQNLRLTARLIRSVEKGMPRDA, from the coding sequence ATGACAACACCTGTTATTAATTATCAAAATTTAACCGACCAAATCAAACTTTGGGGTCAAGAACTTGGCTTTTCACAAGTAGGTATTAGCGATGTTGATTTATCTGAGCACGAAGCCGCGTTAACCCGTTGGTTAGAAAATAACTATCATGGCAATATGGATTATATGGCCCGTCATGGCTTAATGCGTGCTAGAGCAAAAGAATTAGTGGAAGGCACCCTTAATGTGATCAGCGTTCGCATGGATTACTTACCTACCGATGCTAAGTTTGCTCGTATTTTAAAGAGTCGGGATCACGCCTATATCAGTCGCTATGCTTTAGGCCGCGATTATCATAAATTAATGCGTAAACGCCTAAAGCAATTAGGTGAAAAAGTTAAAGCCCATTGTGAAAACCTGAACTACCGCCCTTTTGTTGATTCCGCCCCAATTCTAGAAAGGCCCCTTGCCGAGAAAGCAGGTTTAGGCTGGGTCGGAAAGCATTCATTACTGATTAACAAGCAAGCCGGTTCGTGGTTTTTTCTTGGTGAACTACTGGTTGATATTCCCTTAATAACTGACACTAAAGCAGAAAATAACTGCGGTACGTGTGTGGCCTGTATAAAAATTTGCCCAACCCAAGCAATTGTCGAACCTTATGTTGTCGATGCAAGGCGCTGCATATCATATCTCACAATAGAGTTGCGCGAGGCGATCCCGGAAGAGTTTCGGCCGTTAATTGGTAATAGAATTTATGGTTGTGATGACTGCCAATTAATTTGCCCCTGGAACAAATTCGCAAAACTAGGCAGTGAAGATGATTTTAAACCTCGACAGAACTTAGACAATATAGAACTGTTGACATTATTTGCTTGGGACGAAGCCATATTTTTAAATAAGACAGAAGGTTCGCCTATTCGCCGTATTGGCTTTCAAAGCTGGCAGCGCAATATTGCCGTTGCTTTAGGTAACGCTGATTTTTCTGAGGACAATGTCATCGCATTAACGGAAAAACTGCCAAATACAGAGGCTATGGTGGCCGAACATATAGAATGGGCATTAGCCCAGCAAAAATTAAAACAACAAGCGCTTGTTAAAGATCAAAATTTGCGTTTAACCGCACGGTTAATTCGCTCGGTTGAAAAAGGCATGCCGCGGGACGCTTAA
- a CDS encoding DUF1289 domain-containing protein has protein sequence MSVEYHQPKDNIEDIASPCVRNCCLNEQDVCLGCFRNIDEIMAWRQLDVAAKKDVLNKCQQRLKLHLK, from the coding sequence ATGAGTGTAGAATACCACCAGCCAAAAGATAATATTGAAGATATTGCTAGCCCTTGTGTGCGTAATTGTTGTTTAAATGAGCAAGATGTTTGTTTAGGCTGTTTTCGAAATATTGATGAAATTATGGCATGGCGCCAACTTGATGTAGCTGCAAAGAAAGACGTGCTTAATAAGTGCCAACAACGTCTAAAACTGCACCTAAAATAA
- a CDS encoding glycerophosphodiester phosphodiesterase, protein MKVIAHRGASGEFAENSLLAFEQALIQGCDAIEFDVQFHQPSSEFILLHDSYLKIKDSNGDNGKEKVHFNQLPLDELIHTSPNAKYNICTLKQALECINIQCQINIELKSATQGAQLANEMRKLEAVIQHAQARKLITFQQLVISSFNHHALAYVANYLPEITTAALIACCPINYAEFCQQLKVSMVNLSIECVNPEIINDAHRRGLKVWVYTVDHPDQIKQCLDFQVDGIFTNFPLRSRQTILALT, encoded by the coding sequence ATGAAAGTCATTGCACATAGAGGTGCTAGTGGTGAGTTTGCTGAAAATTCACTGCTAGCCTTTGAACAAGCCTTAATACAGGGTTGTGACGCTATTGAGTTTGATGTGCAATTTCATCAACCCAGCTCAGAATTTATTCTCCTACACGACAGCTACCTTAAAATTAAAGACAGTAACGGCGATAATGGCAAAGAAAAGGTCCATTTTAATCAATTACCACTCGATGAACTTATTCACACCTCACCTAACGCCAAGTACAATATCTGTACCTTAAAGCAAGCTTTAGAATGTATTAATATCCAATGCCAGATCAATATTGAGCTAAAGTCTGCAACACAAGGTGCTCAGCTAGCCAACGAAATGCGAAAGCTCGAAGCAGTAATTCAACATGCTCAAGCACGTAAATTAATAACGTTTCAACAACTTGTTATTTCTTCATTTAATCATCACGCACTTGCTTATGTGGCAAATTATTTGCCTGAAATTACCACCGCCGCATTAATCGCTTGTTGCCCGATTAATTACGCTGAGTTTTGCCAACAATTAAAGGTTAGTATGGTAAACCTTTCAATTGAGTGTGTGAATCCAGAAATCATTAATGACGCTCATCGCAGAGGTTTAAAAGTCTGGGTCTATACTGTCGATCATCCAGATCAAATCAAGCAATGCCTTGATTTTCAAGTAGACGGTATATTTACAAACTTCCCATTGCGCTCACGTCAAACAATATTGGCGCTGACTTAA
- the orn gene encoding oligoribonuclease, translated as MNANDSNLIWLDLEMTGLEPKTDVILEIATIITDSQLNVLAEGPVFAIQQSDDVLNNMNAWCIEHHGKSGLTQRCRQSTTSLAQASAKTLAFIKPYVTKGKSPMCGNSIGQDRRFINKYMPEFEDYFHYRNLDVSTIKELARRWKPEVLDKVVKTGAHLAMDDIRESIAEMKIYQQHFFKL; from the coding sequence ATGAACGCGAATGATAGCAATTTAATTTGGTTAGATTTAGAGATGACAGGCCTTGAACCTAAGACTGATGTTATCTTAGAAATTGCGACAATAATTACCGATAGCCAACTTAATGTTTTAGCTGAAGGCCCCGTGTTTGCTATTCAACAAAGCGATGACGTGTTAAATAATATGAATGCGTGGTGTATTGAACATCACGGTAAATCAGGGTTGACACAAAGATGTCGCCAAAGTACCACGAGCTTAGCGCAGGCAAGTGCTAAAACGTTGGCATTTATAAAGCCTTATGTTACTAAAGGTAAGTCACCTATGTGTGGCAATAGCATTGGACAAGATCGACGTTTTATTAATAAGTACATGCCTGAATTTGAAGATTACTTTCATTATCGCAATTTGGATGTCAGTACCATAAAAGAGCTGGCGCGTCGTTGGAAGCCTGAAGTGTTAGACAAGGTGGTAAAAACCGGCGCCCATTTAGCGATGGATGATATTCGCGAGTCTATTGCGGAAATGAAAATTTATCAGCAACACTTTTTTAAGCTTTAA
- a CDS encoding Spy/CpxP family protein refolding chaperone: MQIQKLYSKIKPYAAMSVLVLGISSLSVNAMGHKNDNHNPEKSQQQGEGHNKQHAMMKKHLHRLAKKLDLTSEQRSELKVIFAGIKEDRIAQKPDLTGFNEQVKSLLQVSKFDENKFEAIYAEFQPTFQKMAMDKAKIRHAIMQVLTPEQQQKYLTMGKHR; encoded by the coding sequence ATGCAAATACAAAAACTGTATTCAAAAATAAAACCATACGCAGCTATGAGTGTGCTTGTGCTTGGTATCAGTAGCCTTAGTGTTAATGCTATGGGCCACAAAAATGACAACCATAATCCTGAGAAGAGTCAACAGCAGGGCGAAGGTCATAACAAACAACATGCAATGATGAAAAAGCATTTGCATCGTTTAGCTAAAAAGCTCGATCTAACGTCAGAACAACGCAGCGAATTAAAGGTGATTTTTGCTGGAATAAAAGAAGACAGGATAGCGCAAAAGCCGGATCTTACTGGCTTTAATGAGCAAGTAAAATCTTTGTTACAAGTCAGTAAATTTGATGAGAATAAGTTTGAAGCTATCTATGCAGAATTTCAACCGACTTTTCAAAAAATGGCGATGGACAAGGCGAAGATTCGCCATGCAATTATGCAAGTCTTAACACCAGAGCAACAGCAGAAATATTTAACTATGGGTAAACATCGTTAA
- a CDS encoding BlaI/MecI/CopY family transcriptional regulator: protein MLRDKSNIKPTEAELTLLNILWRMGPATVRQIHETVSQTQTTGYTTVLKILQIMHEKTLVIRDESNRAHVYAPANSEMVTQSSLLKDLVLKAFGGSTSKLVMRALDNSTSKEEIEDIRQLLNELEQQS, encoded by the coding sequence ATGTTACGAGATAAATCAAATATTAAGCCTACAGAGGCGGAACTAACCTTGCTTAATATTCTTTGGAGAATGGGACCTGCAACGGTTCGACAAATCCATGAAACAGTTAGCCAAACGCAAACAACAGGCTATACTACTGTACTTAAAATACTACAAATAATGCATGAAAAAACCCTCGTTATTCGCGATGAAAGCAACCGAGCACATGTTTATGCCCCCGCAAATAGTGAAATGGTTACGCAATCGTCTTTATTAAAAGACTTAGTCTTAAAAGCCTTTGGCGGTTCAACATCTAAATTAGTCATGCGTGCGTTAGATAACTCCACCAGTAAAGAAGAAATTGAAGATATTAGACAGTTACTCAATGAATTAGAACAACAATCATAA
- a CDS encoding response regulator — protein MEEVEKNTLAQLDQLNVLVIDDNLLVHSILKESLFALGIKEVRCVQNAYYGIRLCDEMYFHIIICAFNVKSDKDGFHLLEELKFRGHVKKTTVLIFLSTETNESLVNSIIELQPDDFWTKPLAINKVRTRFIAILKIKQVLFNINSAIDKKSYAKALYYADRHLNNETLAQYHPNINRIKGESYLALRDFAEAEKFYSQLFKQYKYSWVYLGYAKALLKQGRLDEISDMIKTLIDKPDTRFGAHDMMAQYFIEQEEYEQAYEEIKKAMALAPRNIERNKKSWDLARLTHDHKGQYVATRNIAQQAKNSIHDSPELILNVIRSGIDLACATPDESANEILQQTDRYIRQFEHDRHDANLFKQQLIVVKARLHNVRNERDKATKLVENHMSLQPSSVVEDNLDRVKVLHELGMREDAIDLLEAINNQIAGDSLNSQVVRRYIAQESEQREEIHFTAKELNSMAVEHFQKNRLLPALDAIKQALKLSPSNLKLLFSQLKILIKIKQEEQDIPDHIVLAEGIIAMLSSQNLEGKSLVAFDDLLIKWQKVTSEG, from the coding sequence ATGGAAGAAGTTGAGAAAAATACATTAGCACAACTCGACCAACTCAATGTTTTAGTTATTGATGATAACTTGCTAGTGCACAGTATTCTAAAAGAAAGCTTATTTGCGCTTGGCATAAAGGAAGTGCGTTGTGTACAAAATGCCTACTATGGCATTAGGTTGTGCGATGAAATGTATTTTCATATTATTATTTGTGCATTTAATGTTAAAAGTGACAAAGATGGTTTCCATTTATTAGAAGAATTAAAGTTTAGAGGTCATGTAAAAAAAACCACGGTATTAATTTTCCTCAGTACAGAAACAAATGAATCATTAGTTAACTCTATTATTGAGTTACAACCCGATGACTTTTGGACAAAACCGCTAGCAATTAACAAAGTACGAACTCGTTTCATTGCGATATTAAAGATCAAACAAGTTCTGTTTAATATTAATAGTGCGATAGATAAAAAATCTTACGCCAAAGCACTCTACTATGCCGATCGTCACCTTAATAATGAAACGCTTGCACAATACCACCCTAATATTAACCGTATTAAAGGTGAGTCGTATCTGGCCTTGCGCGACTTTGCAGAAGCAGAAAAATTTTATAGCCAATTATTTAAACAATATAAGTATTCTTGGGTATATTTAGGTTATGCCAAAGCCTTATTAAAACAAGGTCGTTTAGATGAAATTAGCGACATGATAAAAACCTTGATTGATAAGCCAGACACGCGCTTTGGTGCGCACGATATGATGGCGCAGTATTTCATTGAACAAGAAGAATACGAACAGGCCTACGAAGAAATTAAAAAAGCCATGGCACTTGCGCCGAGAAATATTGAGCGTAATAAAAAGTCATGGGATTTAGCGCGCTTAACTCATGACCATAAAGGGCAATATGTAGCAACGCGAAACATCGCTCAACAAGCAAAAAACTCTATTCATGATTCTCCAGAACTTATACTAAATGTCATTAGATCAGGCATTGACCTAGCCTGCGCGACTCCAGATGAAAGCGCCAATGAGATATTGCAACAAACCGATCGTTATATCAGACAGTTTGAGCATGATCGGCACGATGCGAACCTTTTTAAGCAACAATTAATTGTTGTAAAAGCCAGATTACACAACGTACGCAATGAGCGAGATAAAGCGACAAAGTTGGTTGAAAATCATATGTCACTTCAGCCCAGTTCCGTGGTAGAAGATAATTTAGATCGCGTTAAAGTATTGCATGAGTTGGGTATGCGTGAGGACGCTATAGATTTGCTTGAAGCCATTAATAATCAGATTGCTGGTGATTCCTTGAATAGCCAAGTTGTTAGGCGTTACATAGCGCAAGAAAGCGAACAGCGTGAAGAAATACACTTTACCGCCAAAGAGCTGAACAGTATGGCCGTAGAGCATTTTCAGAAGAACCGCTTATTGCCGGCGCTCGATGCCATTAAACAGGCATTAAAGCTCAGTCCAAGTAATCTCAAACTGCTGTTTAGTCAATTAAAAATATTGATAAAAATTAAGCAGGAGGAGCAAGATATACCGGACCACATAGTCTTGGCAGAGGGAATTATCGCTATGCTTTCAAGCCAAAATCTTGAAGGTAAAAGCTTGGTGGCTTTTGATGATTTGTTGATTAAGTGGCAAAAAGTAACCAGTGAAGGTTAG
- a CDS encoding DUF4442 domain-containing protein, which translates to MVNRFSRVVNNIKKLPKVSHSFFLTKLFCAQVKYARTSKVTLIEIEQQQVKLLMVNRKRVQNHIGGVHAIAAALIAESATGIVFGLNLPDSCLPLLKSMTINYQRRMQGDLTAIATISDEQIALLTQEKGNMEIAVTITDESGEQPIECLMTWAWITKRAKS; encoded by the coding sequence ATGGTTAATCGCTTCAGTCGGGTTGTTAATAATATTAAAAAATTACCGAAAGTCAGTCATTCGTTTTTCTTGACGAAATTATTCTGTGCTCAGGTTAAGTATGCCCGCACGTCAAAGGTCACTCTGATTGAAATAGAGCAGCAGCAAGTGAAATTGTTGATGGTCAATCGCAAAAGGGTGCAAAATCATATTGGTGGAGTGCATGCTATTGCCGCTGCACTAATAGCTGAATCTGCCACCGGTATTGTCTTTGGGCTGAATTTACCAGATAGCTGCCTGCCATTATTAAAGTCGATGACCATTAACTATCAGCGCAGAATGCAAGGTGACTTGACTGCAATTGCAACCATTTCAGATGAGCAAATAGCACTTTTAACGCAAGAAAAAGGCAATATGGAGATTGCGGTAACTATTACTGATGAGTCAGGTGAACAACCGATTGAGTGCCTGATGACATGGGCTTGGATCACCAAAAGAGCTAAAAGCTAG
- the rsgA gene encoding small ribosomal subunit biogenesis GTPase RsgA produces MAKAKKLTKGQARQIKANQSKKLRKSTEKVQWQDDELAATETGTVISRFGQHADVESSEGEIFRCNLRRSIASLVCGDKVLWRKGKETQHSISGVIEAVHERDSVLSRPDVYDGVKHIAANISQILIVSSVLPAFNADIIDRYLVAAEQTGITPVILLNKVDLLDDSNREAIENQLNIYRKIGYQVTYMSNETGEGIAELKLQLSQHTSVFVGQSGVGKSTLTNTLMPELGVVTKIVSENSGLGQHTTTVARLYHFEQGGDLIDSPGIREFGLWHLSPEQVSNGFIEFDEYLGTCKFRDCKHQNDPGCALIAAKDEGKIFPERLASFQKILASLGDNTLTSRFND; encoded by the coding sequence GTGGCTAAAGCCAAAAAACTGACTAAAGGTCAAGCGCGACAGATCAAAGCTAACCAAAGTAAGAAGTTACGTAAATCTACTGAAAAAGTGCAGTGGCAAGATGACGAACTCGCGGCGACTGAAACAGGTACAGTGATTAGCCGTTTCGGTCAACATGCCGATGTAGAAAGCAGCGAGGGTGAAATTTTCCGTTGTAATTTACGCCGCAGTATTGCCTCTTTAGTCTGTGGCGATAAAGTCCTTTGGCGTAAAGGAAAAGAAACTCAACACAGTATCTCAGGTGTTATTGAAGCGGTACACGAACGAGACTCTGTTCTCAGCCGTCCCGATGTATATGACGGTGTTAAGCATATTGCCGCCAATATAAGCCAAATTCTGATTGTTTCATCGGTATTACCAGCCTTTAATGCTGACATTATCGACCGATATTTAGTTGCAGCAGAACAAACCGGTATTACCCCGGTGATTTTATTAAACAAAGTTGATTTACTCGATGATAGCAACCGTGAAGCTATTGAAAATCAATTAAATATTTACCGTAAAATTGGCTATCAAGTCACTTATATGAGTAACGAAACCGGCGAAGGCATTGCTGAGTTAAAGTTGCAGCTTAGCCAACATACTAGCGTTTTTGTTGGTCAATCTGGTGTGGGTAAGTCAACACTCACTAACACCTTAATGCCTGAACTAGGTGTGGTGACGAAAATTGTTTCAGAAAACTCAGGGTTAGGACAACACACGACTACTGTTGCTCGACTGTATCATTTTGAACAAGGTGGCGATTTAATCGACTCACCAGGCATAAGAGAATTTGGCTTATGGCATTTATCGCCCGAGCAAGTCAGTAATGGTTTTATCGAGTTTGACGAATATTTAGGCACCTGTAAATTTCGTGACTGCAAGCACCAAAACGATCCTGGATGTGCGTTAATTGCCGCTAAAGACGAAGGTAAAATTTTCCCTGAACGCTTAGCCAGTTTCCAAAAAATATTAGCCAGTTTAGGTGATAATACCCTGACCTCGCGTTTTAATGATTAA
- the asd gene encoding archaetidylserine decarboxylase (Phosphatidylserine decarboxylase is synthesized as a single chain precursor. Generation of the pyruvoyl active site from a Ser is coupled to cleavage of a Gly-Ser bond between the larger (beta) and smaller (alpha chains). It is an integral membrane protein.): MLVNKIKIALQYMMPKHAISRLVGKFAAAEAGWLTTKAISKFIKAYDINMAEAKLKNATDFKTFNDFFTRELEDGARTILDDPNTVCYPVDGAISQQGPIEQGQLIQAKGFNYSLETLLGGDKATAAPFQDGEFSCIYLAPKDYHRIHMPITGTLREMIYVPGDLFSVNPLTANNVPNLFARNERVVAIFDTAHGAMAMVLVGATIVASIETVWGGTITPPAGKDVFRWQYPSEGASAITLEKGAEMGRFKLGSTVVTTFAPNMVKFNQAAGPETVTRLGEHYADLVKADESA, from the coding sequence GTGTTAGTTAATAAAATAAAAATCGCTCTGCAATATATGATGCCAAAGCATGCCATCTCAAGACTTGTCGGTAAATTTGCTGCCGCAGAAGCCGGTTGGCTAACCACTAAGGCCATCAGTAAATTTATTAAAGCGTATGATATTAATATGGCAGAAGCTAAACTAAAAAATGCCACTGATTTTAAAACCTTTAATGACTTTTTCACCCGTGAACTTGAAGACGGCGCACGTACTATTCTCGATGATCCAAATACCGTTTGTTATCCTGTTGATGGCGCAATAAGTCAACAAGGCCCTATTGAGCAAGGACAACTTATTCAAGCAAAAGGCTTTAATTACAGCTTAGAAACTTTACTTGGTGGCGATAAAGCAACGGCAGCGCCTTTTCAAGACGGTGAATTTTCATGTATTTATCTTGCGCCAAAAGATTATCACCGCATTCATATGCCTATAACCGGTACATTACGTGAAATGATTTATGTACCCGGCGATTTATTTTCAGTCAACCCGTTAACGGCAAATAATGTTCCTAACCTATTTGCCAGAAACGAGCGAGTCGTGGCTATTTTCGATACCGCACATGGTGCAATGGCAATGGTATTGGTAGGTGCAACAATAGTCGCCAGCATCGAAACTGTATGGGGCGGTACTATCACACCACCGGCGGGTAAAGATGTATTTCGTTGGCAATATCCTAGCGAAGGCGCCAGTGCGATAACGCTAGAAAAAGGCGCTGAAATGGGCCGATTTAAATTAGGCTCTACGGTGGTTACAACTTTCGCGCCAAATATGGTTAAATTTAACCAAGCAGCAGGGCCAGAAACCGTTACTCGCCTTGGTGAACATTATGCAGATTTAGTTAAAGCAGATGAAAGTGCGTAA